Proteins from a genomic interval of Treponema brennaborense DSM 12168:
- a CDS encoding DUF58 domain-containing protein, which yields MDDSVFDSRSLIRRAGKLRLASKTFADSMKSGSFRSVYRGQGVEFSGVREYLRGDDVRAIDWNVTARMGKPFVKLFEEERELVLFLIVDASASMLTGSGDSSRIRTACEACALAAFAAEQTGSPVGAVLFDGDIRFSCEPKSGRDQVMLVLSAFDDALASGPSDAAAGSALDKALKGAARLLKKRSLVLVVSDFRVAGYEKPLAVLSAKHDVVAVRITDPLDTDIPEMGCVPFQDPESAAVVQLPTTFTAFRRAWREDGRARVERWQTACVRRGAVPLVMSTAEDPAQSLVRFFAVREGR from the coding sequence ATGGACGATTCCGTTTTCGACAGCCGCTCGCTTATCCGCCGCGCCGGAAAACTGCGGCTTGCTTCAAAGACGTTCGCGGACAGCATGAAATCCGGTTCGTTCCGGTCCGTGTACCGCGGACAAGGTGTCGAATTCAGCGGCGTGCGCGAATATCTGCGCGGCGACGACGTGCGTGCGATCGACTGGAACGTTACCGCCCGGATGGGAAAGCCGTTCGTCAAATTGTTTGAAGAAGAGCGTGAACTCGTATTGTTTCTGATCGTCGACGCGTCGGCTTCCATGCTGACCGGTTCCGGCGATTCGAGCCGGATTCGGACTGCCTGCGAAGCGTGCGCGCTCGCGGCGTTCGCGGCGGAGCAGACCGGAAGCCCGGTGGGCGCCGTCCTGTTCGACGGCGATATCAGATTTTCGTGCGAACCGAAATCAGGCCGCGATCAGGTTATGCTCGTTTTGTCCGCTTTTGACGATGCGCTGGCCTCTGGGCCGTCCGACGCGGCGGCCGGTTCCGCGTTGGATAAAGCGCTTAAAGGTGCCGCGCGGCTTCTGAAAAAACGTTCGCTCGTACTGGTGGTGTCCGATTTCAGGGTGGCCGGCTATGAAAAACCGCTCGCCGTTTTGAGTGCGAAGCACGACGTCGTCGCCGTTCGCATAACGGATCCGCTCGACACGGATATTCCCGAGATGGGCTGCGTTCCGTTTCAGGATCCGGAAAGCGCCGCCGTCGTGCAGCTTCCGACGACGTTTACGGCGTTCCGCCGCGCGTGGCGCGAAGACGGACGGGCCAGAGTGGAGCGCTGGCAGACTGCGTGCGTGCGGCGCGGCGCCGTCCCGCTGGTCATGTCGACCGCCGAAGATCCAGCGCAGAGTCTCGTCCGCTTTTTCGCCGTACGGGAGGGCCGCTGA
- a CDS encoding AAA family ATPase: MALMKEIDAADFEQCRQLLQDCRDEAAKRVVGQQAVIDGILTALVAGGHVLLEGVPGLAKTLAVKTFSDLSGLDFKRIQFTPDLLPADVAGTLIYEQGSGTFSVRKGPVFSNLVLADEINRAPAKVQSALLEAMAEKQVTIGERTYKLPDPFFVLATQNPIEQEGTYSLPEAELDRFLLKLQVSYPSAAEEVNIVRGGGNPETVPVKKVFSAEKLGNCRKLLEAVSCDDKIIEYIVSIVSVTRPAPVKNAPSAALKLGGARNIAAGAARAQDDIHRYISFGASPRASIALCRCAKAAALFAGRSFVLPEDVKAAAPAVLRHRLVLSYEAAADGVYADDLIAKILALMPVP, from the coding sequence ATGGCGTTGATGAAGGAAATAGATGCGGCCGATTTCGAGCAGTGCAGACAGCTGCTGCAGGATTGCCGTGATGAAGCGGCAAAACGGGTCGTCGGGCAGCAGGCGGTTATAGACGGTATTTTGACTGCGTTGGTCGCCGGCGGACACGTTTTGCTTGAGGGTGTTCCCGGTCTAGCCAAGACTCTGGCGGTGAAGACGTTTTCGGATCTTTCGGGACTCGATTTCAAGCGGATCCAGTTTACCCCCGATCTGCTTCCGGCGGACGTTGCCGGAACGCTGATTTACGAACAGGGCAGCGGAACGTTTTCGGTGCGCAAGGGACCGGTGTTTTCAAATCTGGTGCTTGCCGATGAAATAAACCGTGCGCCGGCGAAGGTTCAGTCGGCGCTGCTTGAAGCGATGGCCGAAAAACAGGTTACGATCGGCGAACGGACGTATAAACTGCCCGATCCGTTTTTCGTGCTTGCCACGCAGAATCCCATCGAGCAGGAAGGAACGTACAGTTTGCCCGAAGCGGAACTCGACCGTTTCCTGTTAAAATTGCAGGTTTCCTATCCTTCTGCGGCGGAAGAAGTGAACATCGTGCGCGGCGGCGGGAATCCGGAAACCGTACCGGTCAAAAAAGTTTTTTCCGCGGAAAAACTCGGAAATTGCCGTAAACTGCTTGAAGCGGTTTCATGCGATGATAAAATAATAGAATATATCGTTTCGATCGTGTCGGTTACGCGTCCGGCGCCGGTGAAAAACGCGCCGTCCGCCGCGCTCAAACTCGGCGGCGCGCGGAACATTGCTGCGGGAGCCGCCCGTGCTCAAGACGACATTCACCGGTACATTTCGTTCGGTGCGTCTCCGCGCGCGAGCATCGCGCTGTGCCGCTGCGCCAAAGCCGCGGCACTTTTTGCCGGCCGGTCGTTCGTGCTGCCTGAAGATGTCAAAGCGGCCGCTCCGGCAGTGCTGCGGCACCGGCTGGTGCTTTCGTACGAAGCGGCGGCGGACGGCGTGTACGCCGACGACCTGATCGCTAAAATTCTTGCCCTGATGCCGGTTCCGTAA
- a CDS encoding aminotransferase class I/II-fold pyridoxal phosphate-dependent enzyme: MLHFLAQELNDILTSTAPGALLSDFGQRMYFPKGIIAQSAEAKQFGKKANGTIGMTVKDGKPVILPCIHKQVPDLSSAELVAYAPTAGNPELRQLWKEKIIRKNPALTGKNFSLPVVVPGLTAGISYLCDLFLSEGDVLLSGDPSWDNYVLIAESRRKARFVQFNMFTEAGLDGRFNCAEFKKAVETNAASGKLRILLNFPQNPSGYSPTKSEADEICSIIKETAEKGCTVMVWCDDAYFGLNYESDIEAQSLFARLADMHENVFAAKIDGPTKEDFVWGFRCGFLTFAGKGLTDAHYDALVKKLMGDIRSSVSCCSTPPQSIMLRAFKEASLEAEKKEFRDMLERRYRKVRTFLEGKRTHPVLQPMPFNSGYFMSLRCNGIDAEQLRQKLLHEKGIGGIAIDDKTFRIAFSSIDERLIDEVYEAVYTTADELAHS; encoded by the coding sequence ATGTTACACTTTTTAGCACAAGAATTAAACGATATTCTTACCTCGACCGCGCCCGGCGCGCTGCTTTCCGACTTCGGTCAGCGTATGTATTTTCCCAAGGGAATTATTGCACAAAGCGCGGAGGCGAAACAGTTCGGTAAAAAAGCGAACGGAACCATAGGCATGACGGTAAAAGACGGCAAACCGGTCATTCTTCCCTGCATTCACAAACAGGTTCCCGATTTGTCTTCAGCCGAATTGGTCGCGTACGCACCCACTGCGGGAAACCCGGAACTTCGCCAATTGTGGAAAGAAAAAATCATACGGAAAAATCCGGCGCTCACGGGAAAAAATTTCTCGCTGCCGGTAGTGGTTCCCGGACTGACTGCGGGAATTTCCTATTTGTGCGATCTGTTCCTCTCCGAAGGGGACGTTCTGCTGTCGGGCGATCCGTCGTGGGACAATTACGTGCTGATAGCCGAATCGCGCCGTAAAGCCCGGTTCGTACAGTTCAACATGTTTACCGAGGCCGGTCTGGACGGCAGATTCAATTGCGCCGAATTCAAAAAAGCGGTCGAAACGAACGCCGCGTCGGGAAAGTTACGCATACTGCTTAATTTTCCGCAGAATCCGTCCGGATATTCGCCGACGAAATCGGAAGCCGACGAAATCTGTTCTATTATTAAAGAAACTGCGGAAAAAGGCTGCACCGTCATGGTGTGGTGCGACGATGCGTATTTCGGGCTGAATTACGAATCGGACATCGAAGCGCAGTCCCTGTTCGCCCGCCTTGCCGATATGCATGAAAACGTGTTCGCGGCAAAAATAGACGGCCCCACCAAAGAAGATTTCGTCTGGGGTTTCCGCTGCGGATTTTTGACGTTCGCGGGCAAAGGTTTGACGGACGCGCACTACGACGCACTGGTAAAAAAACTGATGGGAGACATCCGTTCTTCGGTGTCGTGCTGTTCGACGCCGCCGCAGTCGATCATGCTGCGCGCGTTCAAGGAAGCTTCGCTTGAAGCTGAAAAAAAAGAATTCCGCGACATGCTTGAAAGACGGTACCGCAAAGTCCGCACGTTCCTTGAAGGCAAAAGAACCCATCCGGTGCTGCAGCCCATGCCGTTCAACTCCGGCTACTTTATGAGTCTGCGCTGCAACGGAATTGACGCGGAACAGCTGCGGCAGAAACTGCTGCATGAAAAAGGAATCGGCGGCATCGCTATCGACGATAAAACCTTCCGCATCGCGTTCTCCAGTATCGACGAACGGCTTATTGACGAGGTTTACGAGGCTGTGTACACTACAGCAGATGAATTGGCTCACTCCTGA
- a CDS encoding VWA domain-containing protein — translation MMDFSCVRPWAFYGLLAIIPAVIACRLYYGRLSGAVGSKRSPSFARMRRAVMCRTVCWSLAWCFLITAYAGVSWGTELIPVRRTGSSVSFVFDVSRSMTAKDVSSGAGAAVSKPVSRLDAVKLYAAALLDRMEGTEVSAVIAKGSGVVAVPLTSDLNAVRSLLPSLSPALLTSTGSSIGSGIEAAVNSFPPLSAAARTIVVFTDGEETDGRMSGAVADALKFGIPVVFVGFGSDTESEILAGDEKTTVKTALRTEALRNLVASAKTPRGAAVVFPDMQTARAFYLDSDAPGSALEVLDLVRKHAGTAEFSGFSYENRPIERFPLFCLLAVAFFLLGYVGAEFDVTRLKKKSRIPAASDSPKKRRNSAGLTGLLVLLVLSATGCSADWQSGADILESTFRWYRKEYREAVAGFMNVTETAELRHDETLKQYGLYGLAATYLMQGELDAALARLSELSDSAPDFIRFSAAYNAGVIAHRQGKYEQAAQAFRQALLIDSTNMNAKINLELSLRQEESSSSSGAVEMTPVSEQPRDSALENTIFSLIRENDQNRWKNQQSTDVSDSASDY, via the coding sequence ATGATGGATTTTTCATGCGTCCGTCCGTGGGCCTTTTACGGATTGCTCGCGATCATTCCCGCCGTTATCGCGTGCCGGCTGTATTACGGCCGGCTGTCCGGCGCCGTCGGTTCAAAACGGAGCCCTTCGTTTGCCCGTATGCGGCGCGCCGTAATGTGCCGGACAGTCTGCTGGTCGCTCGCCTGGTGTTTTCTGATAACGGCGTATGCCGGCGTGAGCTGGGGCACCGAATTGATTCCCGTCCGCAGAACCGGTTCGTCCGTTTCGTTCGTGTTCGATGTTTCGCGCAGCATGACGGCGAAGGATGTTTCGTCCGGGGCAGGCGCGGCGGTTTCCAAACCGGTGTCGCGGCTGGACGCGGTGAAACTCTATGCGGCCGCGCTGCTCGACCGCATGGAAGGCACTGAAGTTTCTGCTGTTATTGCAAAAGGCAGCGGCGTCGTCGCGGTGCCGCTTACTTCCGATTTGAACGCGGTGCGTTCCCTGCTGCCGTCGCTTTCACCCGCGCTGCTGACGAGTACCGGAAGCAGCATCGGTTCCGGAATAGAAGCTGCCGTCAATTCGTTTCCGCCGCTGTCCGCCGCCGCGCGGACGATAGTCGTTTTTACCGACGGGGAAGAAACCGACGGTCGCATGAGCGGTGCGGTGGCAGACGCGCTGAAATTCGGTATTCCGGTCGTGTTCGTCGGATTCGGTTCCGATACGGAAAGCGAAATTCTCGCCGGCGACGAAAAAACGACGGTAAAAACGGCGTTGCGTACGGAAGCGCTGCGGAATCTCGTTGCTTCGGCGAAAACGCCGCGGGGAGCAGCGGTCGTTTTTCCCGACATGCAGACGGCGCGTGCGTTTTACCTGGACAGCGACGCTCCCGGTTCCGCGCTGGAAGTGCTGGATCTGGTGCGGAAACACGCCGGAACTGCCGAATTTTCCGGTTTTTCATATGAAAACCGGCCTATAGAACGGTTCCCGCTGTTCTGTCTGTTGGCCGTCGCGTTCTTTTTGCTCGGATATGTCGGAGCGGAATTCGACGTTACTAGGCTGAAAAAAAAATCCCGGATTCCCGCCGCCTCCGATTCGCCGAAGAAACGGCGCAATTCCGCAGGACTGACGGGGCTGCTGGTACTGTTGGTGCTGTCGGCAACGGGCTGTTCGGCCGATTGGCAAAGCGGCGCAGACATTCTTGAAAGCACGTTCCGCTGGTATCGGAAAGAATATCGTGAGGCCGTCGCCGGATTTATGAACGTAACGGAAACGGCGGAGCTTCGGCACGACGAAACGCTGAAACAGTACGGTTTGTACGGGCTCGCCGCTACGTACCTCATGCAGGGCGAACTGGACGCTGCTTTGGCGCGACTTTCCGAACTTTCGGACAGTGCGCCCGACTTTATCCGGTTTTCTGCGGCGTACAACGCGGGAGTCATTGCGCATCGACAGGGAAAGTACGAGCAGGCCGCGCAAGCGTTCCGGCAGGCGCTTTTGATCGACAGTACGAATATGAATGCCAAAATCAACCTGGAATTGTCTTTGCGTCAGGAGGAGTCTTCCTCGTCTTCGGGCGCCGTCGAAATGACGCCGGTTTCCGAACAACCGCGCGATTCGGCTTTGGAAAACACGATATTTTCGCTTATAAGGGAGAATGATCAGAACCGATGGAAAAATCAGCAATCAACCGACGTTTCGGATTCCGCATCCGATTATTAA
- a CDS encoding VWA domain-containing protein — protein sequence MLAFQHPVFFLFLPAIPLLFVLRRTGIFNRPAFPLVLGDWNASPFEWKYAPNRIASAVSRILCIAGYCAVVAALASPVVMRQEKVYTAKGSEILFVLDVSPSMAAKDIAGMSRLEAAKQAVRVIVPEAGGTAFGLVALASEAALMVPPTLDREAFFARLNSLQAGELGDGSAIGMGVSTAAYHLISSAAPKKSIVLITDGENNAGSVHPGTAAQLAFENGITLYVLGVGTRGSVPLEYVDPATGKTYSGYLDSRFDESPLQEIALTAGGRYFGVESMGELTAAVSAVTGREQTVQSFYLKNVEDSYYDRLLLAAGICFACAWLIRRLYLKELI from the coding sequence ATGCTTGCGTTTCAACATCCGGTATTTTTCCTTTTTTTACCGGCAATCCCGCTGCTGTTCGTTTTGCGCAGAACCGGTATTTTTAACCGTCCCGCATTTCCGCTCGTTTTGGGCGACTGGAACGCATCACCGTTTGAATGGAAATATGCGCCGAACCGTATCGCCTCCGCGGTGTCGCGGATTTTATGCATCGCCGGATACTGCGCCGTGGTCGCGGCGCTCGCGTCCCCGGTCGTGATGCGGCAGGAAAAAGTATACACGGCGAAGGGCTCCGAAATCCTGTTCGTGCTCGACGTCAGCCCGTCGATGGCGGCGAAAGATATCGCCGGCATGTCGCGGCTTGAAGCCGCAAAGCAGGCGGTGCGCGTCATCGTGCCGGAAGCGGGCGGCACGGCGTTCGGGCTGGTCGCGCTGGCTTCCGAAGCGGCGCTGATGGTGCCGCCGACGCTCGACCGCGAAGCTTTTTTTGCCCGGCTGAATTCATTGCAAGCCGGAGAACTCGGCGACGGTTCCGCCATCGGTATGGGCGTCAGCACCGCTGCGTATCATTTGATTTCTTCAGCGGCGCCCAAAAAGAGCATCGTGCTCATAACGGACGGTGAAAATAACGCCGGTTCCGTGCATCCGGGAACCGCCGCTCAGCTTGCTTTTGAAAACGGTATAACGCTGTACGTTTTGGGTGTCGGCACGCGCGGTTCCGTACCGCTGGAATACGTTGACCCGGCGACGGGCAAAACGTATTCGGGCTATTTGGATTCCCGATTCGACGAAAGCCCGCTTCAGGAAATCGCCCTGACGGCCGGCGGACGGTATTTCGGCGTTGAATCGATGGGAGAGCTGACGGCGGCCGTTTCCGCCGTTACCGGCAGGGAACAGACCGTACAGTCGTTTTATCTGAAAAACGTTGAAGATTCGTATTACGATCGGCTGCTGTTGGCGGCGGGTATCTGTTTCGCGTGCGCGTGGCTGATACGCCGTTTGTACTTGAAGGAGCTGATATGA